Part of the Monomorium pharaonis isolate MP-MQ-018 unplaced genomic scaffold, ASM1337386v2 scaffold_528, whole genome shotgun sequence genome is shown below.
CGGACGTCGAGAAGATGCATTATTTAATGACGTCTCTGTCAGGCGAAGCTTTGCAACTCATTACGAATCTTTCTCTAACCAACGAAGGTTTTGACATAGCGTGGACAGCTTTGATAGAGCAATATGAAAACAAACGACTTTTGATATCTTCGTATGTGGATAGACTCCTCAACTTAAAACCATTAAAGTCCAGATCAGCAAAGGATCTCCGCACTTTCGTTGCCACGGTTTCAGAGACACTCGGAGCTTTGCGTTCATTGGGATGCTCAGTAGATGGCTGGGACCCCCTTCTTCTACAGATTTTGAGCAAGTTATTGGATGCTGATTCCCGGGAGGCTTGGGAATTAAATCTTGGAACCACCACATCCTATCCTAACTTCtcacaatttaaaaagtttttaattggCCGCTCGCTAGCCATGATGAACCTGGCATCTTTACCCACGAATTCCAGTGGAGGCAAGGACCAAAGCAGGCGAGAGAGAGACTTTTCCCATGGCAAGGCTACTGTGCATCTCGCTGCATCAGAGTCAAACCAAGGCACAGAGTGCCCGCTCTGCACGTCCTCGCATCAACTTTTCCGTTGCCCGACATACCTAGGAAAGAACTCCCAACAAAGACAGGACATCGTTTCTAAGCATCGGCGGTGCTATAACTGTTTAGGCCCTCATGCTGTACGACAGTGCCGCAGCACCCGACGATGTTTGAAATGTGGCAAACGACATCACTCGTCTCTTCATGACCAGACCGCAGCTAGCAACGCTACAGCCTCCGCGACCGAATCTCATGAAGGACGGATCATTCTCGGTGATGACGCTTCTCCGACTACAGTTCCGCAATGACTAACAAAAGCTCGAGAGGAGATGGAATTACCTTTGCCCCATCAATGTTCCACGCTGCTTGCTACCTGCCGAGCCGTGATTCGACCGGTGAGTCAGGTTCCTTACCCCGTGCGCCTGCTCATTGATCAAGGATCCCAACTAACTTTTGTTTCGGAAGTTCTGGTTCAAAATCTCCGTATTCCCCGCAGAGCCTCTGCAATCCCTTTAGTGGGGATCGGTGGCACGGCAGCCGGGTACACCCGAGGAGTGGTAACGATACGTCTTCATTCCATTCACGACTCTCAAAAATCTTGCTCAATTCAAGCATTTGTTTTACCACATCTCACCGCAAAATTACCTCTTTACAATGTTGTCCGAAGGAACTGGTCACATATTAACGGTCTTCAGTTAGCTGATCCAGAATTTTTCCGCCCAGGTCATGTCGACGTTATTATCGGTTCGGATAACTACGGTCACATTATTTGTGACGGTTTACACAAGGGTGGTCCCAAAGAACCGGTAGCACAGAAAACTCTTTTCGGCTGGATTTTATTTGGACCTGTAACATCTGAGAAGTCGCTGCAAGATCCATTAGCCTACCACTGCTCTGTTGACGATTCTTTACAAGAAATTCTTACACGATTCTGGAAACAAGAGGAAATAGTTCCTTTGACATCATCCCTCCTCTCCCCAGACGAAGCCGAATGCGAGAAACATTTTGTTGCTACGCATAGACGCGACTCCACTGGTCGATATGTGGTCCGACTTCCTTTCAAGTCTTCCCCCCATACTTTGGGGGACTCGCGGAAGTCTGCCCTTGCCTGTCTGTCGAGACTCACGAAGCGCTTTTCATTCGAcgcaaaatataaacaattgtaCGAAGAATTTATCCAGGAGTATCTATCGTTAGGTCACATGAAGGAGGCGCCGACTGAAGAGGAGTTTCCTCGCTTCCATCTTCCCCACCATGGAATTGTCAAGCAACAGAACGAGTCATCTAAAATTCGTGTAGTTTTCAACGGATCAAGTCGCTCCTCCACAAATGTTTCCCTCAATGACATTCTTCATTCAGGTGCTAAACTCCAAGTTGATTTAGCCAAGGTTCTTCTGTGGGCTCGTTCACATCGCTTTATCTTTGTGGCCGACATCGTTAAGATGTTTCGACAGATATCGGTACACCCTGAGGATTGGAGGTACCAGAGCATTCTGTGGCAAAGACCTGACCAGGAGGTCATAGTTTATTACCTCACCACGGTCACGTACGGACTCAGCTGCGCGCCATTCCTAGCCCTCCGCTGTTTACAACAGCTGATAGAGGATGAAGGGCCAAAATTCCCCAAGGCAATTCCACCTTTGTCTAAGGGTCGCTATGTAGATGATATTTTTGGTGGAGCAGACTCAATCATCGAGGCAAAGGAAATAATTCAGCAAGTGAAGAATTTGTGCAACGCCGGGGGGTTCCCCTTATTAAAGTGGCAAAGTAATAACCCCGAACTTCTGCCTACCGCAACCAGTACAAATCCGAggaacgaaattaatttggaaTTTGAACGATCTCTCATCAAAATCTTGGGGATTGAGTGGAAGCCATCCACAGACACCtttcatttttcaattcaGCCGTCAAATTCTAACAAGTATACGAAACGTGCTATTTTGTCTGAAATTGCGAGACTTTTCGATCCATTGGGCCTGTTATCCCCAGTCATTATACGTGCTAAGATTTTGCTGCAAGAGATGTGGTTGCTCAAGATTGAGTGGGATGAATCCCTTCCCGAGTCAGTACAGCAACGGTGGAGTGACTTTCGACAggaattacttttattatcacAGATTTCCATTCCGCGGTGGTTAGGCTTTCTAACTACATCGACATTGGTGGAGTTACACGGATTTGCTGATGCTTCGAATCTTGCGATGGCAGCAGTTGTCTATGTGAAGACCGAAACTTTGGACAAAGAATTTTCTGTGAGGCTCGCCTGCGCAAAATCCCGCGTAGCTCCTCTCAAGCGAGTCACCATCCCTCGTCTGGAGTTATGTGCTGCCCTTCTTCTTGCTCGGCTTATGAAACAAACCATAGAAACTCTCAATTTAAAAGAGACTCCCATTTTTCTATGGACAGACTCTTCGGCGACACTTGCCTGGACTACTGCACATCCCTCCCGTTGGAAAGACTACGTTCGAAACAGAGTCACAACGATACAAGAGTTGCTACCTTCAGCATCATGGCGGTATGTGCCAGGGAAGGAGAATCCCGCTGATTGTGCATCACGTGGCCTTTGCACAGAGCGTTTCATCGAGCACGAGCTTTGGTGGAACGGGCCAAGGTGGCTTTCAAGTTTGTCAACTGAGTGGCCTTCTTTAAAGGCTCAACTTCCACCTGATATAGATCTCGAGAATCGATCGGACTGCGCTTTATCAGCCGTGACCCATCCAACTCCGTACTGGAACTTACTGGACCGCTACTCCTCGTTAAAATGTCTGTTAAGAATCACGGCTCTTTGTCAACGATTTATAGCGCGTTTGAGGAAACAAACGAATCTTTCCTCAGAGCCACTTAGCCCGGAAGATCTTCTTCACAGTCGACTGTTGTGGTGTAAGATCGTACAACAATCTTGGTTCTCTCAGGAGATACGAATTCTTTTTCAGGGAGGAAACCTTCCTCGTTCTAATCACTTGATTCGACTTACTCCGTTTATCGACAAGGACGGAATTTTGAGAGTGGGCGGCCGTCTCCACTTCGCCAAGATCGATAATGAAACTAAACACCCAGTCATTCTGCCACGTCACTCGCCATTTACGACACTTGTCATTGCCGACGCTCACCGCAGAACTCTTCACGGAGGTACTCAAGTGACTTTGAGTTTCCTGCGACAGACTTATTGGATTCTCGGAGGCAGAGCACCGGTCCGTTCGTTTATCCTAAAGTGTGTCCGATGTTCCCGATATCGCGGCCAAAGGGCTCAACAGCTGATGGGGCAACTCCCTTCCTCCAGAGTGGTGCCTTCCAGACCTTTTTTACATGCCGGACTTGATTACGCTGGTCCCATGCAACTTAAAACATGGAGAGGTAGAGCCACACGAAGTTATAAGGGCTATCTAGCGATTTTTATTTGCCTAGCCACCTCGGCCATCCATATTGAAATCGTGACGGATTACACTACGGAAGCTTTCCTAGCGGCATATAAGAGATTTTCCGGCCGCCGTGGAGTTTGTGCGACTTTGCGAAGCGACTGCGGAACGAATTTTGTCGGCGCAGATTCGATCTTACGTCAACGTTTTGCTACGTCGTCCAAAGAGCTGCGGGACCTGGCAATTCTCCTCGCGAATGACGGAACCGAGTGGCTATTCAACCCTCCCTCCGCGCCGCACTTTGGAGGAAAATGGGAAGCTGCGGTTAAATCTACCAAGTATCACCTCGCTAGGTTACTAGGTGACACCACTCTTACTTATGAGGAACTGTCCACGATAGTAATACAAATAGAGGCCGTTTTGAACTCACGCCCTCTTTGCCCGTTATCTGACGACCCAGAGGATCTGTCCGCCTTGACGCCAGGTCATTTTCTCATCGGTGAGGCACCAACTGTAATACCGGAGCCTAGTCTGGCCGAGGAGACTCTTTCCCGACTTTCGAGGTGGCAGTTGGTCCGTCAGAAAGTGGATCTATTCTGGAAAAGATGGTCTGCTGAATGCCTTCAGAGATTTCAGGCTATTTCTAAATGGCACCACCCATCCAACTGCATAGTCGAAGGATCGCTGGTTCTCGTGACTGATGAGCGTTACCCACCAGCTAAATGGCCACTGGGAAGAGTTATCGAGCTGCATAAAGGACCCGATGGATTGGCCAGAGTTGTGACGCTTCGAACGGCCAGTGGATCTTACAAAAGGCCAATCACGAAACTTTGTGTCCTCCCTATTGACCCCGACGCAGGCTATCCGACGACGGCGTCGCCGGATGCCGGGGGGAATGTTACGGAAAAGTCTTAAAAAGAACTCGCACGGTCCTGAGAGTGCGAGCGGCGGCAGCTTAGCGGGGTATAGGCGCCGTGCGAGCGGAATCGGGGGCGTTGAGCAAGCGCGCTTCGATCTTGTTGATGCTGCTTGACAACAACGGTGTGGCTGAGCGGATGTCTGTTATCCTAAGTTCTTGAAGACTGTTTTTTCTCAGTTGGAGTGCAAGTGAGAAGTCCCAGATATTTGAGTTGATCTTCGGAGATCTACAGTTCTATCCAGCGTTCAGAGATAATCGGAGAATTTGTCTACTCTTACATCGCCGTGATCCGAACGCCCGTTTTGCAGTCACTTTCCCCTTCCGCAGGGCGCGAGTCCTTCTGGTTTGTCCACACAGTTGAAAGAGTCACCATCTCATTTCCAGGTACCTTCCTATTCCTTTCCTCCTTTCATTTACACGAGTTAAGTCAGGTAAATGCAGGCACGATCGCAGGGCGCGTTCAAATTATTGGACGGCCATTTTTGCGCAAGTCTCGGTACGTTCGTTGGGAGCAGTAACATGAGTATGAAAAGTTGTTCCCGGGATTCATTTCGAGTCATTTCTTAGATtccttttagaaatttattaattaacaatccttcaagaatataaataaaccgCAATAACCATAATACCAGCTCGGGTTGATCCTTGCATCACCCTTGAGGTTACAATATTGACAATACTCATTCCTGACGTATACTAGCTCGGGTCGACAATTCGGTCACCCTCGAGATAACAGTATATATGCTAACACTTCAGATACTAACTCGGGTCGATTAATAACACCCTCGAGGTTACAGTATCATGAACCACCATTTCGAGGTATACTAACTCAGGTCGAACACTCGTTTCACCTTCGAGGCTACAGTATACGCTCCCTGGAAGTCTTtacccctttttttttgttttctaatttcttaACAGCCAACGCCGAAAGCATCTGAAATGAAACCATCACGACCTCAAGGAGGATCCCTGCACTAGAATCCGTAAACATCCCATCCAAGGAGTATACCAGCTGACTTCCGTTTCTATCATCGATGACACGCCACTTCCCCTCCGACCCTTAATATCGACGCCTCCTTTCCTAACCGACGAGCACAATCTACGGAGATCTACATAATATCGTTAAAGATACAGATAATTAAGTTTTGTTAACCCAGTTCAACCATACAAATACAAgagcaaattatatatttgtaaataataattgtttaattttttttttactaattgtaTGACTTAACTTAttcaattctttatattaatattgcagTCAAagtcataaatattttcattatttcagtagattatttttatcccACGTGCGGATTTTAAATCAATAGAATTCTATTCAAGTTCCCTTTTCGATATCACAGGATACACATAAAAGtggattttgtattaaatgttgcgaaaaacaataatagattaaaatcgtaacaattaatattgttacaattctttaatttaaaattataataacactataatgaaattattattttgttaaatgattattttaactaaaataatcattaaaatttactaatattataacagcattagattgaaaaaaaaaaaacattaaatttaagaattttatatcacaTGCAAAAAGACACATATgcaaaatgcattatttttagataatataacttatattcAAAACGCGCTTATAAAGATGTTAATCTCGTTGTCATTGCTTTTCATCATTCTGttcttattttatgtttaatgcacgatgaagataaaataacagcgtcataaaattcattataagCACGTTTGAATACGGACCTATACAATATTAGGAGTATAAATGTGACAAGAGGTTTTAATATGTCTCATCACTCTTGtgttattttaagtattttcgCGTGGTTTACTAGATTAGTGATCAGGCATTCAGACAATCCCTTCGAATCTGTGTGAGCGAGGGACTCCGTTTCCCAATGATTGGCAGAACGCGTAGAGCGAATCAAGCTTCGATGATCAGATGGAAATACCGTACTCTGGATGTACTCGCTTGATTAAAGCATATCAGTGCGCTACATCAAGTAAGTAGACTGGACACTACTGAGGCATTGGTAAAATTTCATTCATGaaccaaaaattaaataattcttttctttcacgtaaataagattaaagattttaaagatttttaaaatcaatttccatattaatcttttagtaaaaatcacaattttttaaatgtttgtttataACAGCAAGATTTGGAATattggaatttattaaaaatttaatttttcgcaaatggttaaaattatattagataatacattaatactttatggttcaagtttttcgatttGATCAAAAACTGTTTAAAGCCTAGAATTTGAGaatatttctgtatataaaaattaaaaaatagaaagttatttttttccgtgtagtatactgtaaaataaatactgaaaaGTACATGAAGTGTTAATTACAATTCAAACAAACGGTTAATGGGGAAAACTATAAAAAGTTTccttagaataattataaattgtatattcttttcgaaattattatatagatatactattaaatacaaactataaaaataattataatataattataatatttgtactgtatttgtaaaatgcttaaaaaatagagatattttggaaacaaataaaaataaaaagtcgtTAATTAATAGGCAACCTTAgactggtattcatagtcgaatcttatttaaggATTGTCTCAatcaatgtcttaagatgctaatacgactctgtgattggctgatggcatcttaagatagtacttaagatgatcttaaatataagatccgactatgaataccagtcTTAGTGAGAATTAAACTAAGATTGGCGAGATTAtatctcatttattttatatttttaagagccAAATTCGACTCTATAATGTTTCTAACCAaagattttctaataagaGTTACGGAATAACATTCTTTATTATGATTAGTGTCATCATTTCTACAACAAATTAATGGTGAATTTGATTGGATGCGCATTAAAGCCGTGATACAAATTGACATGGAAATATactgtatttaataaattagaataaaaaagaatatataattaatatacaaatatataaactgaaaaatcttcaatatactttattatgttgtttagtaaaatatatattttatcatataagaTATTTGCATTTTACCATATTCAGcaatataaagattataaatataaaaatgttagcgCGCTATTATGTCATACTACCTTTATCGTtttcattatacataaaacagGATAGAATAATGCAAACAGCATGTACTAACAATTGATACTTGACCGAATATGAACGCCAGTTAAATCATATGAAATTGTTTGTATTTcgtataaagtattttaaaatgtaattgagaAGCTTGTGtttgtgtttgtgtgtgtgtgtgtgtgttttattcagttaattataattatttttacattatctatttaaacagcaaaaaaaataattagcaaaaaaattaaacaaaatttttatacgaagTTGTTTGTATTTCGcgtataaagaattataaagtattattaaaaagatttgtaaatcctccagataattttaatcaaaaccataattttattcaaaaactaTAAAGTAAtagtcaaattataaattagtgacactttataaatctttgtacaaaatacaaatgatTCCATACAAGAACTTTATCTATatggataattattttagttaaaaacatggtataaaaataattactattgaCATAAATGATAtacaatcttttaaattatatttctaaatatttcatatgaatacttttatataatagttcTTTCAAGTggtgtttattatttagtcAATACGCTAACACCATTATAAGCGTGTTCTGAATACAGATCTTAGATTATCTATATACAACGG
Proteins encoded:
- the LOC118648594 gene encoding uncharacterized protein LOC118648594, with translation MELPLPHQCSTLLATCRAVIRPVSQVPYPVRLLIDQGSQLTFVSEVLVQNLRIPRRASAIPLVGIGGTAAGYTRGVVTIRLHSIHDSQKSCSIQAFVLPHLTAKLPLYNVVRRNWSHINGLQLADPEFFRPGHVDVIIGSDNYGHIICDGLHKGGPKEPVAQKTLFGWILFGPVTSEKSLQDPLAYHCSVDDSLQEILTRFWKQEEIVPLTSSLLSPDEAECEKHFVATHRRDSTGRYVVRLPFKSSPHTLGDSRKSALACLSRLTKRFSFDAKYKQLYEEFIQEYLSLGHMKEAPTEEEFPRFHLPHHGIVKQQNESSKIRVVFNGSSRSSTNVSLNDILHSGAKLQVDLAKVLLWARSHRFIFVADIVKMFRQISVHPEDWRYQSILWQRPDQEVIVYYLTTVTYGLSCAPFLALRCLQQLIEDEGPKFPKAIPPLSKGRYVDDIFGGADSIIEAKEIIQQVKNLCNAGGFPLLKWQSNNPELLPTATSTNPRNEINLEFERSLIKILGIEWKPSTDTFHFSIQPSNSNKYTKRAILSEIARLFDPLGLLSPVIIRAKILLQEMWLLKIEWDESLPESVQQRWSDFRQELLLLSQISIPRWLGFLTTSTLVELHGFADASNLAMAAVVYVKTETLDKEFSVRLACAKSRVAPLKRVTIPRLELCAALLLARLMKQTIETLNLKETPIFLWTDSSATLAWTTAHPSRWKDYVRNRVTTIQELLPSASWRYVPGKENPADCASRGLCTERFIEHELWWNGPRWLSSLSTEWPSLKAQLPPDIDLENRSDCALSAVTHPTPYWNLLDRYSSLKCLLRITALCQRFIARLRKQTNLSSEPLSPEDLLHSRLLWCKIVQQSWFSQEIRILFQGGNLPRSNHLIRLTPFIDKDGILRVGGRLHFAKIDNETKHPVILPRHSPFTTLVIADAHRRTLHGGTQVTLSFLRQTYWILGGRAPVRSFILKCVRCSRYRGQRAQQLMGQLPSSRVVPSRPFLHAGLDYAGPMQLKTWRGRATRSYKGYLAIFICLATSAIHIEIVTDYTTEAFLAAYKRFSGRRGVCATLRSDCGTNFVGADSILRQRFATSSKELRDLAILLANDGTEWLFNPPSAPHFGGKWEAAVKSTKYHLARLLGDTTLTYEELSTIVIQIEAVLNSRPLCPLSDDPEDLSALTPGHFLIGEAPTVIPEPSLAEETLSRLSRWQLVRQKVDLFWKRWSAECLQRFQAISKWHHPSNCIVEGSLVLVTDERYPPAKWPLGRVIELHKGPDGLARVVTLRTASGSYKRPITKLCVLPIDPDAGYPTTASPDAGGNVTEKS